One genomic region from Xiphophorus couchianus chromosome 21, X_couchianus-1.0, whole genome shotgun sequence encodes:
- the LOC114136576 gene encoding sperm-associated antigen 6-like has product MSQRLIIQVFEQYQKSRLHFVQTVADLATRPQNSEILHNAGVMPMLRSLLLDTVPSIQQTAALALGNLADQSDNLAEALVKENILPQLVHSLTSQNRFYKKAAAFVLRSVAKHSPDLAQAVVNCGGVDALVLCLEEFDPGVKEAAAWALGCIARHNASLSQVVLEAGAAPLLVLCLVEPEMSLKRIVASTLSDICKHTPELAQTVVDNGAIAQLAQMILSRDAKLKRQVFSALSQISKHSIGLAEMVVEAEVFPAAFVSLNDPDDYVRKNVATLMREVAKHTPELSQLIVNCGGLSKVVDYMGETRGPLRLPGIMMLGYVAAHNESLAMAVILCKGVPQLALCLSEEHEQHIKSATVWSLDQIGHHTREHAKVVASANLLPKLLELYLDPSSSEDLQAKSKKALKNILQKCTLVSALEPLLYDAPSNILKHVVCQFSKVLPHDSKARRLFVTSGGLKKIQEIDAEPGSALQEYINAINSCFPEEIVRYYSPGYSESLLQRLEGYQPEDSLHTPLAPPCEGQ; this is encoded by the exons atgagTCAGCGACTGATAATTCAAG TTTTTGAGCAGTACCAGAAGTCCAGGTTGCACTTTGTGCAAACCGTTGCTGATTTGGCGACTAGGCCACAAAACTCCGAAATCCTTCATAATGCAG gagTGATGCCCATGCTCCGGTCCCTGCTGCTGGACACGGTCCCGAGCATCCAGCAGACGGCGGCTTTGGCTCTGGGTAACCTGGCCGACCAAAGTGATAATCTGGCAGAAGCTTTGGTGAAAGAAAACATCCTACCCCAGCTGGTCCATTCTCTGACCTCGCAGAAT AGGTTTTATAAGAAGGCAGCAGCGTTTGTTCTGCGCTCGGTGGCCAAACACTCTCCTGACCTGGCCCAGGCAGTAGTGAACTGCGGGGGGGTCGACGCTCTGGTCCTCTGCCTGGAGGAGTTTGACCCCGGGGTGAAGGAGGCCGCCGCCTGGGCTCTGGGCTGCATCGCACGACACAATGCAT CTCTGTCCCAGGTGGTTTTGGAAGCAGGAGCGGCCCCCCTGCTGGTGTTGTGTCTCGTGGAGCCCGAGATGTCCCTCAAACGCATCGTGGCCTCCACACTCAGCGACATCTGCAAACACACGCCAGAGTTGGCCCAGACCGTGGTGGACAACGGCGCCATCGCACAACTGGCACAGATGATCCTCAGCCGAGACGCCAAGCTCAAG AGGCAGGTGTTCTCCGCCCTCAGCCAAATCAGCAAACACTCCATCGGCCTGGCCGAGATGGTGGTCGAGGCCGAGGTCTTCCCCGCCGCCTTCGTCTCCCTCAACGATCCGGATGATTACGTCAGGAAGAACGTTGCGACCCTGATGAGGGAGGTGGCGAAACACACGCCAGAG ctctcCCAGCTGATTGTGAATTGCGGTGGGCTGTCAAAGGTTGTCGACTACATGGGAGAGACCCGTGGACCGCTGCGGCTCCCGGGCATCATGATGCTGGGATACGTGGCGGCTCACAATGAAAGCCTCGCCATGGCCGTCATTCTCTGTAAG GGGGTGCCTCAGCTGGCCCTGTGCCTCTCAGAGGAGCATGAGCAGCACATAAAGTCGGCCACAGTGTGGTCATTAGATCAGATAGGTCATCACACCCGTGAGCATGCCAAGGTGGTGGCCTCAGCAAACCTGCTGCCCAAGCTGCTGGAGCTCTACCTGGACCCCAGCAGCTCAGAGGACCTGCAGGCCAAG AGTAAAAAGGCGCTGAAGAACATCCTACAGAAGTGCACCCTAGTCTCGGCTCTGGAGCCGCTGCTCTACGACGCTCCCAGCAACATCCTCAAACACGTCGTCTGCCAGTTCAGCAAG GTGCTTCCCCATGACAGCAAGGCCCGTCGTTTGTTTGTGACCAGCGGCGGACTGAAGAAAATCCAAGAGATTGACGCAGAGCCGGGCTCCGCTCTGCAGGAATACATCAACGCCATCAACAGCTGTTTCCCTGAGGAGATAGTCAG gtaCTACTCACCAGGCTACTCTGAGAGCCTGTTGCAGCGGTTAGAGGGCTACCAGCCGGAAGATTCACTTCACACTCCTCTTGCTCCTCCATGTGAAggacaataa